The Mycobacterium riyadhense sequence CCGGTGGGGTGGAGTCTTGCGCGCCGACATAGAACACCTGGCCGTCGACGTAGGCCGACTTGGCCGACAGGATGAACCGCATGGTCGATTCCAGGCCGGTGGCGGCCGGTTTGGCGTCCGGCGCCAGATACACCAGCGCCACGGTCGACCCGTTGCGGACTTCCTTGCCCAGCGAGCGTGTGAAGCCCTCCAGCGCGCGCTGCGCGATCCGCTCGTCGGTGCTGCTGACCGCTTCCGGCGTGGTGCCCACCACCACGACACGTGCGCAGTGGGTGAGGTTGCGCAGCAGCGGCGTGAAAAACTCGTACAAGGCCTTCAATCCGGCCGGCGTCGTGATGCCAGTGGCGTCGAATACCAGCCCGCCGAACTTGTCGGCCCAGCGGCCGCCCAGGTTGTTGACCACCTGGTCGTAATCGCTGTCCAGTGCCGCCCGCAGCGGCTCGACGACCCGGCCCGCACCGCCGATCAACAAGGATCCGGCCAGCGGGGGGTCACCCGGACGGTAGCGGCGAAGCGTCTCGGGTTGCGGAACTCCGAGTTGCTTGGCCACGAACGATCCGGGTCCAGAGTTGACGACCTGCGAGAACAGATCCGACGAACGCTTGGGGGCCACTGAGCTGCCTTCCGTGTAGGGACGAACTTACTTCAGAGTAAGAACAGTGGGTAGTATTGCCTGCAGAGGCGGATACCCCAAAACTAACCCCCGGCGAGCAGCGACACACGGAGAATAAATTGGCCCCTGCAAGTTCTCAGCCGAGCCCGTCCAGACGACGAGTTGCCGTTCTTGGCGGCAACCGCATCCCCTTCGGTCGATCGGACCGTGCCTATGCCGAGGCGTCCAACCAGGACATGTTCACCGCCGCACTCGGAGGGCTGATCGACCGCTTCGGGCTGGCCGGTGAGCGGCTGGGCGCGGTGGTGGGCGGCGCGGTGCTGAAGCACAGCCGCGACTTCAACCTGATGCGCGAATGCGTGTTGGGGTCCGAGCTCTCGTCGTACACCCCTGCAGTCGACTTGCAGCAGGCGTGCGGCACCGGTCTGCAAGCGGCGATCGTCGCCGCCGACGGCATCGCCGCCGGCCGCTACGAAGTGGCCGCCGCCGGCGGGGTAGACACCACATCGGACGCGCCGATTGCGCTGGGCGACGATCTACGCCGCACCCTGCTGAAGCTGCGCCGCTCCAAGTCCAACGTGCAACGGCTGAAGCTGGTGGGCACCTTGCCCGCCAACCTCGGCATCGCGGTACCGGCCAACAGCGAGCCGCGGACCGGGCTGTCGATGGGCGAGCATGCAGCCATTACCGCCAAGCAAATGGGCATCAAGCGCGTCGACCAGGACGAGCTGGCCGTCGCCAGCCACCGCAACATGGCCAACGCCTACGATCGAGGTTTCTTCGACGACCTAGTCACGCCGTTCCTGGGCCTGTATCGCGACGACAACCTGCGCCCCGACGCCAGCATCGAGAAGCTGGCCGCGTTGCGCCCGGTCTTCGGGGTAAAGGCTGGCGACGCGACGATGACGGCGGGCAATTCGACTCCGCTGACCGACGGCGCTTCGGTCGCACT is a genomic window containing:
- a CDS encoding acetyl-CoA C-acetyltransferase, whose protein sequence is MAPASSQPSPSRRRVAVLGGNRIPFGRSDRAYAEASNQDMFTAALGGLIDRFGLAGERLGAVVGGAVLKHSRDFNLMRECVLGSELSSYTPAVDLQQACGTGLQAAIVAADGIAAGRYEVAAAGGVDTTSDAPIALGDDLRRTLLKLRRSKSNVQRLKLVGTLPANLGIAVPANSEPRTGLSMGEHAAITAKQMGIKRVDQDELAVASHRNMANAYDRGFFDDLVTPFLGLYRDDNLRPDASIEKLAALRPVFGVKAGDATMTAGNSTPLTDGASVALLASEEWAAERSLTPLAYFVDAETAAVDYVNGNDGLLMAPTYAVPRLLARNGLTLQDFDFYEIHEAFASVVLAHLQAWESEEYCKQRLGLDAALGSIDRSKLNVNGSSLAAGHPFAATGGRILAQTAKQIAEKKAEQKGKSGKPVRGLISICAAGGQGVAAILEA